The window CtctgatatttaatttttctacatgaaaaaaaaaaatagggatATTTCCAGTTCTTAATAATTTtatagtggggttttttttgtctgtgagaTGTATTTTTGGTGCCGTCAGATGACTAATCgcgattaattacatccaaaataaaagtctttgtcTGTGATCAATATCCGTgccatttatattaacaataaatatatttctggcATTTGCATATGCATAACGAATACACACACAGCACGCAAGCGAAAGCTGTTCTTTTGGATGTTGACAGCACTGGTCTGTACGCACTCGCTCACTCCGCTGCACGCTCGTAATGGCCACAGACCACCCCTACGTCCTCGTCGTGAGAGCAGTTGTTTTTGCCCAGCTTGGGGTGTTTGCAGTGCAGCAGAGTTCGTTCGTTTCCGTCGCACTCCACGTCGTCCAGCAGGATTCGGACGCCGACGCCTCCCGCCCCGAGCTCGGCCCTCTTGGCCACCCTCAGAGCCACGGGAAACCCCATCTGCCTGCAGACCACCGCCGCGGCCTGTATGTTGAACAGGTCGTCGCACACCGTGCCCCATTCGCCCCGAGCGAAGACCTCCACTCGGCCGCGGTCCCTGCGTCCGTCCGCGCTGACCAGCCTCGCCGTCCCGGCCCGAGGGCGGCCTCT of the Puntigrus tetrazona isolate hp1 unplaced genomic scaffold, ASM1883169v1 S000000774, whole genome shotgun sequence genome contains:
- the LOC122335410 gene encoding HHIP-like protein 1; this encodes LPEYVINKKPSTTAIPKPKPTKASATPRPRAPQTTVRPSTAQPLRATPRPRPPSLTTPRPAYWTTPAKTTGRPGKRGRGKPRRKGERRGRPRAGTARLVSADGRRDRGRVEVFARGEWGTVCDDLFNIQAAAVVCRQMGFPVALRVAKRAELGAGGVGVRILLDDVECDGNERTLLHCKHPKLGKNNCSHDEDVGVVCGHYERAAE